ATCGTTTCATTTTCACTTCTCTTTCTCCAgagtttggaaacaaattaaatgaaTTCTTGAGAATCAAACTACACTTGGGATATAAAGGTTAACCTGAATTTCGTGGGTTGACGTGTAAGAGGTCATCGCAGTGAAATGAGGCACTTATGCAGTTTCCAAGAAGCCCGATAAAATCCAGGCATGAGTTGGACTTCAGCCTATGAACTCTACGATTGCACTGCCATTTGAGTGAAGCCATCTTGGTGATGACCAAATGTGTACCATGAAAGAGGAATTACGTGGAACTGAGAAAACTATTGTTAGATTGGTGACAAAAGGGCCTGTGTGAACGTTCTGGCCCAAGTTGCTTGAAGCCTGGTTAGGGCTTAGGGCTAACCAGTGTTAGCTTCATAGAAACATGTACTGCTGGGctttgatacttcttaaccaatgattaccactaaccatgctttgagcaaccatTCCCTGGTTGGCAATGTGATTGacagcgcaaaaaaaaaaatgaaaaaatcaatTCTTGCAATAAGGATCAGTAAAAATGGGAAGAATCGCTGTTCaccttgttgttgttattctgttctGCTGCCAtgcatcagacaaatttcaagaagcaCTTTCTTGAAGGACAACCTGGATATTTCTCTTGCATTGCTTATCCCCCAAGTTTGTTGTTTCTGAACAATTTCAGTGAAGTTATGTTCCAgctttcttcggcttgtacatctatGTGAAATTATTCCATCcagttaagcaatgattgaaataatttttacaagACCACTtaccatttacaacagttcagagGTGATAAATTGAGCACTTATTTCAAAAGGGAAGCCTCAATGTTCTCCTTGGCTAGTTTCAttgaattctttcaactttgaccAGAAACGTTGCAATGCATTGAAAGGTTTTTGCaccctttttgtttattgcatttgatcAACAAACTAtaatttttgttcagttttctcTATAACTGCattcctttctttcctttttttcttcaaattctcAATTATGTGTTGTAggatttttaataaaacaattgtaattattattcttcttgagcttgctggatatgaagaCTTAGTGATCATAACCAATTTGGTCCTATTTGCCTCTTTGGTTATTAATCATTGGGCAATGAGGAAGAGAGTTATAGCAGAGGCAGTGGTGAGAGCAGTGATGAGTTTGTATGGAGGTGCAAAGACAAGGGTCAGAGTTGGGCTAGAGTTGTGCGAGGAGTTTGAGGTGAAAGTTAGTGTGCACCAGGGATCCGTGTTTTCGCCGTTGCTTTTTGCGATCAGGGTTGGTTACGGAAAGTGCAAGAAATGGTTTGATGTGTGAGATGTTCTATGCGGATGACTTGGTTTTGACAAGCAAGAAAATGGAGGGACTGAGGGAGAAGTTTTGGAAACGGAAGGAAGCATTTGAGAGCAAGGGGCTGAAGGTGAACCTCGGGAAGACAAAAGTAGTAGTGAGTGGGGCAGAAGGTGAAGTGACTGTGAGTAAGGTAGATCCGTGTGGTATTTGTGGGAAAATTTTTTGTCATGTGTGAAATTTTTTGTCATGTGTGAAATGTAGGAAATGGATCCGTGGAAGATGTGTGAAAGTAAAGAGGGTGACCCTGAGGCTGGGGAGAGATTTTGTGTGTGGAAGATGCAAGAAGCAAACTGATGGATTTATGGATTCATTGGAGGAGTTGTGTGAAGAGGTGAAAACGATGAGAGGTTTCTGTTATGTGGGGGATTGGATGAATGCAGGGGGTGGTTGTGAGAAGCTGTGACAGCAAGAGCAAAAAGGTTCTCACTCAAGCTGAAAGGAATGGTTTAtgcagagatgtatccagagtgcgtcattgcgtcctgggatGCACTCATTCTTCTTCCAGAAATTATGGGCGTTGTGTAAGGTTGGCGATGTTATCTGGGAGTGAGACATCgtgtttgagggaaaatgagatggcaaTTTTAAGAGGGATCACGAGAGCAATGTTGAGAGCAATGTGTGTTGCAAAActgatggagaaaaagagaacagagcACCTGATGGAGATGTTTGGATTGAAGGAAACAGCGGTTCAGATGGCAAAGGCGAATGGAGTGAGATGGTACGGGCATGTGTTGAGGGGGATGATGGGCACGTTCTGAGAAAAGCGTTGAAGTTTGAAGTGAGGGGCAAGAGGAAGCCAGGACGACCAAAGAAGACGTGAAAGacgcaagtggagaaggagagcaagagcgttggtttggagaaaaaggatgCCATGAAGCGAGCAAGATGGAGAGTGGGAGTTAGAGAGACTGCTGCTGGGGTGTATCTGGTCACCCCTGTTTACGGGGATAaacccggatcaaaattggatgatgatgatgatatccAGTGTGCCCTTgcagaataattattgttgaatatataattatattatgaATAATGGTAGTTTGAAGACTTCGTCAGTTATTAAAGTGCATATCAGTTATTCATTAACTGTTGCTTAAATTTTTGGAGTTGGTTATTATATGATAATTCAAAATATACATAAAATAAATGCACCCTTTTCTATACAAGAACTACTTAGATGAGCTTACAAATTATTTGGTTACCTTTGTCCACTTTCTAGGCACTGCGAAAGACCACGCGTGCAGTGAGGTATTTCCCAAACCTAAGGGCAGCTGTCAATCTTATGGTAAAGAATTTACGGCAGGGTGCGGAACTAAGTACGTCAAGTGCCGATACTGCAGTGTCTGGTAATGAAACAGGTAGAGCAATATACTTTAAATTGACTTTTTCAGGAGAAAACAGCAAATTTAATCAAGGAAAATCCTTTATGTGGGGAGAGTCAACAGAGCAGGTGTGTTTTTTGAAGGGGATTGAATTGGGATGTGGTGAAGTCATTGCCACAAATTTATATGATGAATGTGAATGAAGGAAATAGTTGAGGGAAGGGGATGATAAGCTTTCGATAACTAATCTTTGCCCATTTTGCCACTGTTGGCCACTTGTGCTAACCCCACTCTGCTTTAAAAATGGTGGACTTGCGCTTGAAATGTAAATCTACAAGTAATTGCCGCCTCAAAAATGCCTGCGATGGGGGGCTAGCATGGCAACTTTTTTAAAAAGTTCAGCATCTGTCATGTATTAATTCCCAACTTAATTCTAAACTATTGATTAAGTTGTATTTCCTTTTCCATGCAAAAATTACTgtgttaaattttgtctttatCTACCAAGGGGAATATGAAGGAAAGTCTCTTGTTTTCCCGTTGAAACCTGAGAAAACCAGCTTGACACAAAATCTGTATGACTCCCTCAGTGGTGAAATGTGCTCATTGCTCAATAGTTTCATCCCCTTTTCATTTGAGACGCAGTGGTACCCTACAGTATTATTAAGCCCTTTGTGGCTTTGTATGCaaaggaaattgtttttttgtaacaTTGCACATTCAAAGATGTGTGTTTCTCCATAAGTCATTGGTCAGACTAAAATACCTTGAATGCATGTTTGAtgattcaattttgtttctttttcttgtaaGATAAATAAAACCTAAGTTGTATTAAATGTCAGCTGACAGCTGATAAATTGGCTATAATAACAGTTTGgtacatttttgtacatttttcaGTATTGGAAATGTTCTTTGAAAATGAATAAACTAATTGCTAGAACTTCAATAAGGCAATCTGTTTGTCATGAGCTTTTACTTTTCGTTGGTGGTGGATTTGAAATATTTTAGAGCTGAGGGGCCTCAACACAATGGTTTGAATGCAGAGCAGATGTCTGTAAATCTGCTACCCTGGCCATTGCCTTGTACTTTATATTAAAATATCCAATCTCCTTCCAGGTTCTGTACAACCTCCAAACTGGCCAGATACCAGACTGGGTCCTTTCGCTCCGAAGGACCCTAAATTTCCTCTACCTGGAAACGTTGGTGTCGACCTTGCACAACTTCCGCAAGCAGCTAGCTTTCATAGACGAACTGTTTCTGAGGCCTTGTTAGACTTAGAGTCAGAAGATGTTAGAAAAGCAGTGGCTTTGGACTGTTATGTCAAGGATATTTCGGAAGAGAATTACGGGGAAGAAGTTCTTCGGGCACAGGTTTGTGTATGATTCAAACAGGTAAATAGTTTAATAAGGATGCATTTCCCACGGTGACATTTTTTGATTGTGAGAGAACAATCAGATCTCAGTGGTAAAAATGAAGAATGTTTGATGCAGCGAAAAGAGAAGACGCATTCTCCCCCTTTATCAGTAGAACAGCTAAAAGAGCTTTTGGACTGGTAGAGCATTTGGGGACATCATTGATTAGTATGTCTGCTTAGTTCATTATATGGAATAGaaatttgcctcattttagTCCATTTGATACAGATACTGTAGTTTTCCTGGTACTTCTTAACAAATACAATGATCAGAGTTTAGTAAAACACGTAtacatgattttgttttcttttaacagtTGAATTTTCAGCAATTGATTCCAGGTCATTTTAGGCAGTAGTAAGTGTTAGAgacagttaaaaaggacatttcgcgttagttgtaaacacattataacactcacttttagcattcttacgaagtttgacattacaTTTCACATAACAATATAGTTAATTAGCACTATTATTACACATTCAGCTCTCTTACAGATTATACAATAATCATGTCAAGGTCACTCAAGGTCATGGGTAATCATGTCATGTGTGACCGCAGTGCATGATTTCTAAGGGtaatcatgtcaagttcgcGTGCTTTTTGTTGTTTGCCGTTTgtgaagaagcaaaaatatgacttcggcttcggcttcggctgataaccccctcctcgaccttgattattctggatatcacaaaaacctcatccaataattgtttattattttgtcTCTGTATTTTTTAATGTTGTAGAATAACAGCAGTGTTGGTACAGTGGAATGCAGTGTTCAGCAATGCCCAGAATTCCTTCATCATAGCTTCATGGAGCTGTTTCCTGACATTGCTGTGCACCAAGGCCAGTTAACCGTAATCAGTATCAGCCAGCGTACTAAGAATGACATGAGTGCATGGTCAGCTGATGTGGAAGATGAAAGAGATAACCTCATGGCCAGTGTAAGGATTTCGAAAGTTGATTGCCTCTTCAGCAGCTCTTTCAGTTGTCATTAAAAGCAGATGGGACAGCATGCTTCATTGCACTGCCCGTGACATAACTCCACCAAAGTTAATTGAGTTACAGTGTTATCCACCCTTTGGACAACTGGGTGGGGCTATGTCTCTAGGGGAAACTTGAACTACAAACATATTTTCAACCACAATGTTGCATACTGTTAAGTTTTTTATCAGAAGAGAATTTATGGTTAAGTCACAATTATTGGTTATTATGTAAACTGGATTTTCACCACTAAGAAAAGCCATATCTCCACACTAAGCATTAAATATGTAAACATgtttgtgtgacgtaaagatacacgagtagtaaacacgccatcaccagattttgaaatatgagttttgattggtcagttgagaaatgccattgtcaaattaatgttgtaggaagatgttgttttgatcagtaaaatgaattttttttatctgttcCCGCGGtttagtttttagaggaaggctattttataaaagcaataggaaactgttttctattgcttaaatgaaGTTGTTCAactattgtttcatttgttaCAGTTTGTAGAGAGCGCTAAGGAAATCTGTAACAGCTTACTGGCAGGTGGCTACTGGGCAGACTTCATTGATCCTTCCTCCGGCACAGCAGTAAGTAAAAACAAGATGAATATGAATTATTGTcggttgtttttcttcagacCGATAATTAGCCTCCTTTGCAAGCGttttttttggatgtcacgcaacgctgggggagcgttgcgtgacatccaaaaaaacGCCTGCAAAGGAGACTAACCAATAATGTCATGATGTGGTGCATAGTACTTCATGGTCTGCTCTTAAGATGACTTTAAAACTCAGTGTTTATAGAGAATAGTAATCTCAACATTGCAACACTTAGCAAACGAAATGAGCTTGTATCAAACTACGGGCACAAGCAAAGATTCCTCCCTAGATTTAATATAATCCTTAAGAATCACTAGTTCACTAgcatgtttgttttttaatttaaattctgTAAAAGTGTCGGTAAATATGAAGTTACTGACGTTTATAACCTCAAACGATGCTCTagtgtgtcaacacttttgatCTACAAACAGAgctgtattaaaatccaaatGAAACAATATAGAATGAAAAAGCTATgtttatgtatatatatcttTCTTTAATGAATGGACTCCCTTTAGATATGTTGACAGCTCTTTGGAGGGATTCGTTCTGTTGAGCTCTACCATTTTGACAAACCGACGAATTTACAATGTTATTCTATCTTGTTTTTAGTTCTTTGGACCACACACAAATAGCTGTTTGTTTGAAACAGATGAGCGGTTTAATCACTTGGGCTTCAATGTGACGGACCTCGGGTGCTGTAAGGCCATCTCCCATCCTCTCTGGGGTGCATTTGTATTTGTTGGGACCATTTTTACCAATGCGCCAGCGAATTCAGATGCCCTAGGAAATAGTCTGTCAAAACAGAGTTAACGATAAGAAAATCATTAACTCTATTTTGCCTTCagttttcaagttcaagaagaGTTAAATTTACTATTTCTGAGATGCATCCTCTTTGGGGGTCATTCGCATTTTTGCTGATGCACCCGCCAATTCAGGTGCTCTAGGAAATACTCTGACGCCAAAACAGAGTTAATGATTATAAAATCAGATTATTTTAAGTCCAGTTTTCCAGGTCAAGAACCGTTACAAGACTATCAATGATAATTTTTTCCGGATGTGTCCAGAAATGAGGGTGACGTAAGGGTTCGCGGTTATGCGGTATTGCGTTACTTTTTGGTGCGGTGTTGCGGGAATTTTTATCTTGTATCTGTGGTATTGCGGTTTCACAAGACTAGGCAGTGTACAGTTTTTACCAATTTGGGAAATTTCGATGCGGTTTTGCGGTATTTTAGTGTTTTTCTGTGCGGTTTTGCGGTCTTCAGACCCCACTTACGCCTCTCCCCCCCGTCCCCGCAGAATTGCGCGTAATTGGATGCGTACCGACTTCAATAAGCGTGACAGAGTGTCCGCTCAGCTGTCTTTGTGATCTTCACCATCACTTGTGGTAAGAAATATGGACAAGAAAGGTCATAAATTAGGCTCCTAACTTCACTCCTCGAGGAGACAAAAACTGTATCCCCTCTAACCCTACCCAAAAGGGTGACACGAAGACTAGCTCTAACCCGGcctaaagttacaaacaggtggtGTACGCTCAGACTTAAAGGGACAATTTCTCAAGCTTGCAGTTGAAATTGGTATACATAACTAATTGTATTTCCGAACGTATCTGCAattcctggggcctgtttctcaaaagccccgaaacttttcgggcttaTTTTGGTTATTACAATGCCTTTTACATGTTcgcttcgcaacgccgaggctctaagccatcaaacttcgcaatcctcatAGTTAAAAAcgtgttaaaagatcagctttttgaaacaagcggattgcagtttgacaagtggcttttcgggcccgaaacgttctcgggactttcgagaaacgggtccctggCTTAAATGAGTCAACCTGAAGCGACAAAAATGGGATTGAATGAGTCTCCTTTTGGCCGGTAACGTTGTGTTCTGCCAGGCAATTAACTAGGTACGGATCATGGCCTGATTTGTGGTAGCATTTGTTTTGAATACCAAAAGTGGTTTTTGAAAACGGTAATACTTCATTTCACtacatattattatttattctaAATATCGCAAGTGGTGCTTCTGTCATACATCATGTACCAATCATGATATTGTTTGTTTATACAGCCACCTTATTTCAATATAAGATGAAAGTATTACCACTGCagtcagccaatcagaatgcagaaatttctcagataGTGGTATCGATTTGCTACGTCGCTCACTGCAGCAAGCGAGTGTGGAAAAGagttaaagaaaaataacttcCCATGTTCAAAGCAATTTTGTGCACGGTGTGCCAACATGAACTATATGTCCTTTATCTTCTTTGAAACAAAACGCCTGATCAAGCACGATATCGCTAGAGTAAAACCGAGTCGTTGGCTGAAACGGGATTTTCCGATTGTTTTAGCTATTCCAAATCAGAAATGCTTCGAGTTTCCACACAAGGCCCTGTTAAAGTCACATTGTTGCCGACACAAATGTTTGCCCGTTTGCCCGCGCGCGCAACATTTGTTGCGGACGCCGATTTTGTATCCGGGACGCAAAAAATGTTTCTCGGATTTGTCcagaaacattttgtgtccgcaacaaatgtttcccagtttgcGCAGCATGGAAACACAATATTCATTTTGTGTCCCGCGCGTTTGCGCGTCCAAGAAACATCATGGGCAATAATGTGTCCGCAACAATGTGTCCTCGTTTGCGAGGGTCTATAAGATGACAAAGAAACTAGTGAATTgatttatttgcgcggaaaatgcaTAAATtaccatacgtttcgaggctgctgcctcttcatcagtggaaaatGGCAACCctttttccactgatgaagaggcagcagccgCGAAACGTATGGTAatttacgcattttccgcgcaaataaatctattcactagtttcttTATCAAACAACCTTTGCGCAACACAGTTTTCTTCTTGTTTCACTCTTAAAGATGACTCTGAGCTGTTAAATTAAGTGGACCAGTCAGAAAGCTAGAAACGCAATACGCGAGGTTGAAAAAGGAATATTTTCAAACGTTAGATATAACCCGTTTTGAATGTCCCTTTGCAGTGTACATATTTTCCCTATTTATCAGCTGCCTTGTTCGTCTGGCTGCAATTTTGAAAAGAATTAGCCTTAAAGCTATTTGGAATTGTTTGCTGTAGGGTAATTTCAGTCTTGGGGAAGccttttgaaatcatttttcaagATGTATCTGTGTTTGGCCCCTAGTGCGTTTCTCCCcctctgattggctcattcgaTATTACCCTGGTTAGAGTATTTGTCGGTCCTTGTAAGGGGCCAATTCCATAACTGGAACACTCAGATAGCTGACGGAACATCTACTACTGTACTTTTCCCTCAACTTGACTATTCATTCAATCTTATTCTGAACTGTTATTCGTCTTTTCGCCCAAGCCCGCCACGCCCCTCTTTGGCGGGATTAGGGGAAAAGACAGGTGACCTTTCAGGCTTATTCGATTTAGGTTGTCGCCTCTTGAACTCTTCTGATATGTCGGTTGTTGTGAAATACACTTCGTCGATTTGACTTATATAGTCGACAAGAATGGAACTCATTTCCGGTGGATAAGTTTGACCAGCTAAAATTTGCAAGTTCTTGGTAGGACCCTATCGTCGTTTAATACAATTCTGTAGCATCATGAGAGAATATTGCAAAACCTTTCACTCGCGTTGCGGCGTAATTACTCCAGTGTCCTTCGGAATACCCAAGTTCAAAACCGTTTCCCATACGCAGTCCAAATGAAATTTTACTAATTTGACCCCATATATCCCCAATCTGCCGGCTTATCATTGACTCACGCAATGAACAGCTCCTAGCtagcctgatagctcaactggtagagcactgcactggcatcacaAAGGTCAGGGTTTTAGTACCGTACAGACCTCCAGGTGATCTGgggacgtaatttggaggactgggaagaaaaattttaacgccgtatcccacaaccgcgcgcggctttaggtgttgtttccaaactccctgcagcatttccatcgccaaaactcaacagatcattccgtgtctaccccattacctgttactgaatgaacagtcaagtagacccgacgagctctaacctcgcctctgccatgttgaattcgaaaataaggccgcgcgcggttgtgggatatggcgttaaaatttttcatcccagtcctccgaattacgtcaccagatcacctggctgtcTTTCCTCACTGCTCAAGTTGcgttgattttgcagcaaagctgcgaagatcattaacattaaaattgtttccatccgcacttcaaatgaaatttcatttctttagtcGTAGACGCATTTTGATGTATCAGGGAACCGTTAAGTAAGTAAAGAGTTCTGAACTAGTTAGGTGTTGCCAATCAGTAAGGGAATTGCGGCGAAGCGAGTCGTtaaataatttgtttcattaCACGAATGGAGTAACTCATGTAATTACCAGATCTCTGAAGTCTGACGATTTTGCCGCAAGACTCACGGTTTTTAGGGTTATCACATACGGgaaaaaattactgaatgctaattggctgagacagagggcattttttctttatCACGAGGGCATTTTTGGtgatcaagagggcatgattacttgatcccgattggtttaaagttgcttagcaacgatgtttttgctaagatttgttgctgattaaaattttctgcagcaatggcttcccgttttgttgaGTTaaggaactaagaaacacaagtgggaacaaaaacacaaaaagaagaacGGACTACTGGACTAGCATTTTCCAACAGTGGGCAAAGACgaaaggaaaaaatgagcaacttgaaagctacgaagtaccagagcttaacgaagccctcgataattttgccctctatgtgaCAAACAAGTAATCACAAGTGCCTTCAGgcaattaaccctttcccgtccaaggggttccccattgacgagtaaaatcgtctggcgttagacagagtaaaatctttaagtgccctgagcgctcattcggcagttaaggggttaattcggacatagtttttgacgttgctaaccctttcccgtccaaggggttccccattgacgagtaaaatcgtctggcgttagacagagtaaaatctataagtgccctgagcactcattcggcagttaaggggttaaggattaatttcacatGTATTTCGcttcgcgactcgggcaattttgtgaaaactttgaaaatacgcgtgaaattaatccttaattgccctcgggcccatgcgattacatatactAATCTCACGGTCTCACGATAAGGCTAAAAAACTCTCAAGGTAAACAGATTTACAAGCCGATGGCATATATTTTCattgaatatttttatttttacgttgtaacattgattttttggcGCCGATGCTATAGAGATGCATAGTTCTAAGGAATATTTGTCATATTTGTTTGACTGGTTGACACGACACGCCGTATCTCACAACCGTACATGCCAAATAAGGTTCTCTTCACCAGTTTGTCGCGTCCAGATAACTTCTGTCCACTTtgtcaaaatggcggaaaacgatgataaagagaaaagaaaaatttattttgatgaaCTGCATCACCGTCGATAAATCTCCAGGATTTTCCCCAAATCTCCCGTTTTTTTTACCTTGATCTCCAGGTTTTGTATCGTTTGGGGTTGAGAGGTCTGAAATCATAACACAGTGCACAGGCTTctgaatcgtaactttttaatttgcattcGTTACGGCAAACTGTGTATTATTGCAAACAGGTTCATATCACGAACAAAAACAAACCTGCACAATTTTCAGGAAACTAACACGGACGAAAGCTACTGATAGCACTACGGAATTCTCTGAAGAGAAAATCAACCTACTGCTCGCTTTAAAATGCCTCTAACTCGgcgaaattttttttcgcataaACAAACTTTCCCCACTGCCCTCAGTTACTATGGCAAAAAAAGTTTTTGGCCCTGGaattttccttcagatgttttACTCTTTGAAAGGAAGGAAGTCAGGCGCTTTTTTGGCCAATGGACGACAATAGAGGAGAAAGGGTCTAGTTTACTTTAAGAAGTTATGTCAGGGCTTCATTCGCCCCCGAAACAAGCataaaaaaggtgagaaacaaGCATAAACAGTGAGAGATTGCAACATCgatccattttttccttcttctctcTCACTCCGGGCGATGGTGAGTAAAAAAGAGTATTTTGTGCAAAGCTCTGCCATTTTCTGCCTCACTTTTGATGTTACAtccaaaaacaatacactaatcagccattctgtaaaaaaagaaagcactCTCTCTCTATTTGTGCTTGTTTCGCGTGTGAATGAAACactgagatgacgtcacaagataaactagacccattctcctgtattgtAATCTATGGGCCTAAAAAGTGCCCAACTTCCTtactttaaaaaggaaaaatccaGAGCCAAAGGAAAAATCCAGAGCCAAAAACTTTTCCACCAAAGTAATCTGGGCAGTAGCGAAAGTTTGCTTATGTGAAAAAGATTTTGGGGGCTGGTGACACTTTAAGTTACACTTATCAGCCAAAGTTTCACTTCGACTAGCTGTCAAGGTTCAGCCCAACCTCACTAAGCTGAGACAAGCTCACTCCAATTTACAGTTTTAATCAACTTCTTCTCCCAATCTTGCCTCCTATGATGCTTCTCGAAATCCAGCAAATTCTTTTTTCTCAATTCACTTGGCAAGTGCGTTTTCTTCAACTTGTCGATGGTCACAAGAGTCACAGAGGAATCCCTCTTGTCCAACCCCCTCTGTAGGGCCATCTTCAGCTCTTCCCGGCAAAAGTTGCTGGCAAGGTAGTTGTTCGACAAAACAATCAACACTTGACGGCTGTTAAACAcgctgtccgccatgttttgaACGATAGGTCTTCCCAGTTCAAAGTCCCTGTTGTGAATGCTGTAAGGAATGGAATGCTTCTCAAGAGGAGAGATCAGATTTTCAGTGACCCAGCTGAAATCTTTGGAGCTGTAGCTGATAAATACTTTTTCGTTTTCGACGACATCTCCCATATTGTCTAAATTGgcgaacaaaataaaaaaaaatgattttgtttcatGTTCTGACTCCTACAAAATTAGACTTTCTACTCACTGGTTGtataaaagtaagaaaaaatcgCTTTATTTTCGATGGAACCGGAAAATAAATGATTTCCCGACCCTCCCAGATTTTTATGATGGTCGACGATTGTTTCCGATAAATGAAATTTGCACTGTTGGGAAATGGAGAGagagaatttaaaatttaaagtcaTTTTCTGAAATCTTACTGAAGAATTTGACAATTTTACGTCATGGTTTCTCAGAGCATGGCAAAAGATAACGCGCGCTCGCCCGCCCGCCCACGAGCGGGGCGAACAGAAGTAATTAATTTTGGTCACTGCACGTGTTGCACGCACTAATTAATCTGAGTGTCTCTCGGCTTTGCCGTTCTATGCAAGACAGCAAGTCGAAATTAGCATATTTGCAGCTTTTATGTCCTCGGGTAAACCTTTCGTTCCTTATATTTTCATCTGAGGAATAgcccattttacagttgtgtgcttagttgccttgcctttaaataaaagtgaggctggagttgaccttgttttgatagaaaccttcccgcctttcttatgttaatgatacTGTACTCGTGCAAATTGGTTGAA
The nucleotide sequence above comes from Acropora muricata isolate sample 2 chromosome 12, ASM3666990v1, whole genome shotgun sequence. Encoded proteins:
- the LOC136891752 gene encoding cobalamin trafficking protein CblD-like isoform X3, encoding MMAGIKKANDELRYNVDNEALRKTTRAVRYFPNLRAAVNLMVKNLRQGAELSTSSADTAVSGNETGSVQPPNWPDTRLGPFAPKDPKFPLPGNVGVDLAQLPQAASFHRRTVSEALLDLESEDVRKAVALDCYVKDISEENYGEEVLRAQNNSSVGTVECSVQQCPEFLHHSFMELFPDIAVHQGQLTVISISQRTKNDMSAWSADVEDERDNLMASFVESAKEICNSLLAGGYWADFIDPSSGTAFFGPHTNSCLFETDERFNHLGFNVTDLGCCKAISHPLWGAFVFVGTIFTNAPANSDALGNSLSKQS
- the LOC136891752 gene encoding cobalamin trafficking protein CblD-like isoform X1, giving the protein MMAGIKKANDELRYNVDNEVIVGPADVKALYPSLDVDFTVDKALRKTTRAVRYFPNLRAAVNLMVKNLRQGAELSTSSADTAVSGNETGSVQPPNWPDTRLGPFAPKDPKFPLPGNVGVDLAQLPQAASFHRRTVSEALLDLESEDVRKAVALDCYVKDISEENYGEEVLRAQNNSSVGTVECSVQQCPEFLHHSFMELFPDIAVHQGQLTVISISQRTKNDMSAWSADVEDERDNLMASFVESAKEICNSLLAGGYWADFIDPSSGTAFFGPHTNSCLFETDERFNHLGFNVTDLGCCKAISHPLWGAFVFVGTIFTNAPANSDALGNSLSKQS
- the LOC136891752 gene encoding cobalamin trafficking protein CblD-like isoform X4, yielding MKGGKKRKRKEDRGTEKALRKTTRAVRYFPNLRAAVNLMVKNLRQGAELSTSSADTAVSGNETGSVQPPNWPDTRLGPFAPKDPKFPLPGNVGVDLAQLPQAASFHRRTVSEALLDLESEDVRKAVALDCYVKDISEENYGEEVLRAQNNSSVGTVECSVQQCPEFLHHSFMELFPDIAVHQGQLTVISISQRTKNDMSAWSADVEDERDNLMASFVESAKEICNSLLAGGYWADFIDPSSGTAFFGPHTNSCLFETDERFNHLGFNVTDLGCCKAISHPLWGAFVFVGTIFTNAPANSDALGNSLSKQS
- the LOC136891752 gene encoding cobalamin trafficking protein CblD-like isoform X5, which codes for MASKALRKTTRAVRYFPNLRAAVNLMVKNLRQGAELSTSSADTAVSGNETGSVQPPNWPDTRLGPFAPKDPKFPLPGNVGVDLAQLPQAASFHRRTVSEALLDLESEDVRKAVALDCYVKDISEENYGEEVLRAQNNSSVGTVECSVQQCPEFLHHSFMELFPDIAVHQGQLTVISISQRTKNDMSAWSADVEDERDNLMASFVESAKEICNSLLAGGYWADFIDPSSGTAFFGPHTNSCLFETDERFNHLGFNVTDLGCCKAISHPLWGAFVFVGTIFTNAPANSDALGNSLSKQS
- the LOC136891752 gene encoding cobalamin trafficking protein CblD-like isoform X2 translates to MMAGIKKANDELRYNVDNEVIVGPADVKALYPSLDVDFTVDKALRKTTRAVRYFPNLRAAVNLMVKNLRQGAELSTSSADTAVSGSVQPPNWPDTRLGPFAPKDPKFPLPGNVGVDLAQLPQAASFHRRTVSEALLDLESEDVRKAVALDCYVKDISEENYGEEVLRAQNNSSVGTVECSVQQCPEFLHHSFMELFPDIAVHQGQLTVISISQRTKNDMSAWSADVEDERDNLMASFVESAKEICNSLLAGGYWADFIDPSSGTAFFGPHTNSCLFETDERFNHLGFNVTDLGCCKAISHPLWGAFVFVGTIFTNAPANSDALGNSLSKQS
- the LOC136891752 gene encoding cobalamin trafficking protein CblD-like isoform X6; translated protein: MVKNLRQGAELSTSSADTAVSGNETGSVQPPNWPDTRLGPFAPKDPKFPLPGNVGVDLAQLPQAASFHRRTVSEALLDLESEDVRKAVALDCYVKDISEENYGEEVLRAQNNSSVGTVECSVQQCPEFLHHSFMELFPDIAVHQGQLTVISISQRTKNDMSAWSADVEDERDNLMASFVESAKEICNSLLAGGYWADFIDPSSGTAFFGPHTNSCLFETDERFNHLGFNVTDLGCCKAISHPLWGAFVFVGTIFTNAPANSDALGNSLSKQS